ATTCCCCTTCACCAAATCCGTTACGAGCTTCTTCTTTCGCCTTCAAATCTAATTTTCCTTCTGTTCCGTTGCTGTTGTCAGCCAGTTCTTGATTTGAACCGGGTGGGAGGAACACACCAGTGCCTGGGATGGGCATTCGAGGTTGTGGTGCTGTCTGGTGTCGTGGATGAGGTGGCAGCAGTGGCCAGACAGGCGGCCCGGTTGGTACACCACCTGGGAACGGCATTGGAGAGGCAAGTGGAGGAGAAGGAGGGATGAAAATCGGTTGAACAGCTCCGTTTGGTGGGCGGTGAGACGGAGTGGGCAAGACACCAGTGGACGGGATAACAACAGGGTAGTGTTTAGGTGGGCCGGTTGGGTGACGGATGTGCTGATTTGGCGATCTGCTCGGCGGTGGTCCCCAGTTAGAGTTTCTCGGTTTAGATTTGATGAAGCTAATGAGTATCCGTTGCTTTCGGGTTGCGTGAATTGCATACTTAGCAAGATTTGCGGATTTGCCTTCCACCAAAAGAACCGATCTGTTCAAAGTTCAAAGTACCAAATATAATTGATGATAAAAGGATTGAAAGATCTTGATTTTACAGAATAAGTGATATGGATCGGTTACCCGGGAGTGAGAGACAGCTTGAGAGAGCCTTTGTAGTCGCCGGGATTTTCAGAGACAATGACTCTTCCAAATGTATAATCACATTCAGACAAGGACAAGACACTGATGGGTCGTCCAAACCAGGGAACAAACATATGAGGCTGCGAGTGATCTCCCTATGGTTCACAATAACAGAGAAGACACAAGAAAACTTCTACTTTgttaagaaaacagaaacagataGTTTTAGGGGTTGCAAAGAATTTAGCAATCAGTTTAACCTCGCTGAAGAAATCAATGATGCATGCGTCTGGTTTCACAGGTATGATTTGCTTTGAGACCAAACGTTCAATGATGTCTGAAAGAGCTGATGGGATTGGCTCTATTCTTCGATCTGCATAAAGCCCATATCTCATGTTAACCAATACACAGAAATTATAagtaaataacattttaaaggACTTGCCTTTGATACTATCATCATCAGGCGGCGTATCAGCTATAGGAAGACCGAGTTGGATCATCTCACGTCCATGTCCTCTATTTGGCCGTTTATAACCCACATATGCCTCACCTGTTTCCCATTAACCAAGGGTTTAATACCTGACTAAAACAAGTTAAATCATTATTGTAGGGCAAACAAGATTCTTACTTTGAAGTTGACCTCTTCTTCCAGCAAGTCTCAGATTGGTTACAAGAGAAACGAGTTGAGAAACTTCGTTTGCGTCAAGCATTTTGTCGTATAGCTTCAATCCTTCGACAACATTAACCTACTCAACAAAACTAAGGAATTAGGTGTCGTAGGCATAAACTCTAAAcagatatataaaagaaaaccaaCTCACCATTTTTGCATCATACATCTCTTGAACCACAAAAGTCTTTGCCATGCTTGCAGGACACTCTTTATCGTTCTCCTCCTGCTTTTGCTCAGAAATGAGACTGTTATCTGAAAGCAAGAAGCAACACATAATCAGAACATTTCAACAAAGTCTAATATCAGGTGTAAAACCGAGAAGTCAGGTCTTCCAAAGTACCTTTAGAACCCGAGTTACACTTATGGTTCTTCACTATCTCCTCTTGAGTTTCAGATTCTTCCAattttttctcaactttaCTATCACTCCTCGGTTTCTCGCTACCATCTATcccacaaacaaacaaaaaacttacatTTTCACTAAAGCAGAGAGTCTAGAGACTAAACCACAGATTAAACCCAAATCTTCCACTCTCATCATGTTCAGCAACATACAATGAACTTTCTCAGAAACAATTGCAGATAGGATTTCACAACAAACAAGTTTACTTTCCTTACAAGCAAGCAAAGCATTGAAGCCAAAACAAAGACAATTTGATtacctctcttctcttctgcaACAGACAATGCCTTAACATCACTTGCCAACTTAGCTTCCTCCCGATGCTCAACACGATCACTGTTAACGCCATTGAAATTATGCCCATTTCTCGCCATCGAATCAGCTCCTCTGTAacccccaccaccaccatgaTGCTTGTTAAACCCAGGCCCTGATCTCCTTGCTCCAAATTTCCCAACTTGATCAGAATTGTAATGCCTTTGAGGTGGCATTTGCTGTTGCCTTTTCCAAGCAATCTGCTGAAGATTGTAAGAAACATCTGCAACTGGGAAAAACTGCTGCATAGTAAGCACTTGAGACCAGGCTAAGCGACGATGATGAATGCTTCCGATCACGGATTCGTACTCGTTGTGATCCCCAACCGCTTGTAGATGCTGACAAAGCGAATCGATGATCGCGTTAGCCGCAGCGAACTCCGCACGAAGCCAGGAGATAAACCCATCTCGCTCGTCTGGGATCCAATTTGCCGGAGGAGGAAACTGCAATTTCTCAGACGGAGTAGTAACATTTCCAGGTGGTGGCATTGCCATTTTCGTGGCAACAAttaagaacaaacaaataaagcaaatatctttatataaaaactgttcctttttttgcttctctctttatcAAACACAAGTCATAGCTTTCTTCAAACAGATCTGCAGAATCAAGAGTAAAGATCAGATTTTTAACTCGATTTCAACGAGATCATACACTAGAACTTGGGAATTAACGGAATTCAGATAAAACCCACGAAGAAATGAGGTAAATTTCAGATGGAAACAGTAAAACCCAGAACGAAATTAGAGAAGCAATCACCAGAAATGTGAAAGATAACAGATCTGGCAAATAGAGAAACTCGTCTTCAACGTGAAGCTGAGTGAAATAAAGAGAGCTGAGAGTAATGTATAAACTAAGGGAAGGGAAGCTTCGTAAAAGGCAAAGAcaagagatggagagagagagagagagagagggagagatctagggtttttgagGAAAGAGAGGTGTGTGTAAAAAGGGTAATAAGAGAGATTTGGTTTTGGCTTAGTTAAGACGCATGTCTTATTTTCACATTTCTCACTCTCTTTAtcactcttctttttttcttcatgaaaATTCTTCGGATTgtcacaaaaaataaaaatttcaataattcCAACTTTGACAATTACGcaattttacaattttctgTAGTCAAATGCTAAATTTCGGTTAGTTCATTATACATTTATACTGTACtaatcaaaattgtttatattagGTCCCTCTAATTTATGCATATCAGATTTGAAACGAAATCGAGATTCCGCATCTTTTTAAAGATGCTGATTAATTTATGATTATCACGTCGCTTTTTTTGCTTTGGGATAAATGGGCCTTATGGCCCATAGTATtaagataaagataaaatatgaATCTAATATGGCCCCATGAGATTTTGTAAGTTACGGcattttgttaaagttttggtCCCTTTGTCGACATATTTCTAAAAAGAATACGaattttggtgattttttctaaataaatgaGATTTGACTTTATGTGTTGTTCCAAACTTTCATTGATGATACTTTAGATAATTCAGATTAGTAGTAGTCGACAAACAATTATGTAAAAGACTAAAAGCTGATCTTGACTAATACTACAAGCTTTACCTCCCACTAATTACGagttttattctttctttacCAAAGTCATTGATATCATTAATTAATGGTCGGAATATGAACTATATACATATTCAAGTCCGCAAATACTAAAATGACACGCTTAAAGATCATTTTTGCCGTTGTTATCATACTTTTGATGTAATCCTAACCAAACCACTAATTAAGTTTTTGTATGGTATTgagttttttaagaaaagaggTATGGCATTGCCGCATTGGCCAATTACATGAGTGGTAAGtcctaaaacaaattatatgaatcaaaacatcatttttttttttggctataTAAAAAGCCTTCACTAAGAAGATGCTATGTGGATACACCACTTGGTAAACCATATAAACGACACTTCAGGACTACGATCGACCAATCTCTTTGACAAATGTGTCCATTGGACTCCATAAAATATGATGTACCTCGCACGCAACACAAGTCACCCCAAACGGACCCACAAGTTATATCATCGATGTACCTCGAAATGACATTATCAATTGACACATTGTGTATATGTGAATGAACTTAATGTGTAAATATGGTCAAATAAAATATCCCATTGAAGTCAACAATATTTATTGGAGTTGGACCCGTCTTTGAACATTTGTACAAGGTAAACAAACCTACTCAATTTTgttgaaaaccaaaataatgagaacatatatatatgcatagctagatgaagaagatgcaaGAAAAGAATCATTGTATGCACGGTatacattatatttttaatgtactTTAGTATTCTCATCATTCTATTATTTCTCATACgtaaaatattctaaaattataatcccgattttgtttacttatagaaaaatgaaattttattattatgttaaAACGATAATGTTCATAAAATGGaggaaatcaaaatatagCGGTGTCATTCCATTATTCAGTCCATAATTCATAGTATTCCTATACAAGACAGAAAATGCCAAAAATGCCCTCTAGCCGAACAATATACACCGATTCATATCGACTCAGTTCGAGCTAATCGGCTCCTGCTCCGATGCTTCCCACGACGGTGGCCGTGAGGAATCCCACCGAACGTGACCGGATCATAGACCCTGAGACGCTTAGCCTCAGCCGGATTCACAACACACTCCGACAAAACCACCTTGTACCTCATATGATCGTAACAATACGAATAAGTCATGTGTTTCTGTCGGAAAATCTCCATCTTGTTCCTCTGAGACTCCGTTATCTCCGATGCTAGCCGGAGATTCTGAACCGCTTCATCTTTGCAGCTCGGAAACTTCTCGGTGGGGTCAACGGCGCAGCCGTGGAGGATCAGATCAGTGAATTGAGAGACGTAAGGGGCATATTTGTAATTTACACCGTACTTGCCTCCATCAGTCGCCCATTTGGAACCATCCCATATGGTTGAATATAAAGACATTGGCTTCGCCGGGAAGTCACCGCCCATCGACGCCGTACGTTTGACTTCTCTGATCGGAACATTGTCTACATAAAATCTGCAATAAATGCAAAAAACATTACTTGAATGTTATCAGTTTTGGTAGAAATTCCAGCTTTTAGTGAACTGGAGTTTAGattatttctttcaaaattctCTGTTTGGGTCTCTGTTATAGATCAAATAACTttccaaaacaagaaactaaagCGACCAtctttacatataaaattaaattcaagTCACCATCTCGCAAAAACCCAACTTTCCTTAAATAGAAATATCAAGTAACGGCTAAAGATTCTCCATCCCGAAGAGCCAAGAACATCAAAAGACTCATAAAGCCTAATCTAAGGGATTTAATTAGCCATctaaatcctctgtttttttaatccaaCTACTGCGAATACCTAGTTAAGTTTCAAAGTCATGAGGAGCTTTGGGAGATTGTTAAACTATCAACTATGTATAGTTAAATTAAGAGGATGATTAAGAATCTAATTAagatgggtttttttttttaacttacaTGATGTGAGATAGAGACCAAAGGATACTGTATTGATGGAAATCCTCTGTTGGATCAAACCAAAGATtgtatctttcttctctgcccAAGTGTGTGCTTCCATTACCGTATATATTGGTCTGAATCCTCCATTCTCTGCCTCTAATATTCcccaaaaactcaaaatcaatctcGTCATGATTCTTCTCATATAAGTCCCCATTTGATAACTGAGAAGAACataaaaaagtttcaagatttGTGCTTTCTAAAATCagtggaagaaaaaaacaattttcatgAGAAATCTAAGAGATTAGAGATTGTTGCTTACATAAAAGGCGATAACAACTCCTGCAGAGTAATCTGCTGGCAATTTGATAGAGGAACTGAAGAAGCCATGCAAGTAAATATCATTTGAGACAAATCCAGAACCTGTAAACATCATTTAAGAAGAATACTATgttaataacaattaaagaaacagaaacgGAACATACTCAGAggaacaagaacacaaaccgGTTCTTTCAT
This sequence is a window from Arabidopsis thaliana chromosome 1 sequence. Protein-coding genes within it:
- a CDS encoding hydroxyproline-rich glycoprotein family protein (hydroxyproline-rich glycoprotein family protein; BEST Arabidopsis thaliana protein match is: oxidoreductase, 2OG-Fe(II) oxygenase family protein (TAIR:AT4G02940.1); Has 6006 Blast hits to 3456 proteins in 374 species: Archae - 2; Bacteria - 410; Metazoa - 1957; Fungi - 511; Plants - 1958; Viruses - 385; Other Eukaryotes - 783 (source: NCBI BLink).) → MAMPPPGNVTTPSEKLQFPPPANWIPDERDGFISWLRAEFAAANAIIDSLCQHLQAVGDHNEYESVIGSIHHRRLAWSQVLTMQQFFPVADVSYNLQQIAWKRQQQMPPQRHYNSDQVGKFGARRSGPGFNKHHGGGGGYRGADSMARNGHNFNGVNSDRVEHREEAKLASDVKALSVAEEKRDGSEKPRSDSKVEKKLEESETQEEIVKNHKCNSGSKDNSLISEQKQEENDKECPASMAKTFVVQEMYDAKMVNVVEGLKLYDKMLDANEVSQLVSLVTNLRLAGRRGQLQSEAYVGYKRPNRGHGREMIQLGLPIADTPPDDDSIKDRRIEPIPSALSDIIERLVSKQIIPVKPDACIIDFFSEGDHSQPHMFVPWFGRPISVLSLSECDYTFGRVIVSENPGDYKGSLKLSLTPGSVLLVEGKSANLAKYAIHATRKQRILISFIKSKPRNSNWGPPPSRSPNQHIRHPTGPPKHYPVVIPSTGVLPTPSHRPPNGAVQPIFIPPSPPLASPMPFPGGVPTGPPVWPLLPPHPRHQTAPQPRMPIPGTGVFLPPGSNQELADNSNGTEGKLDLKAKEEARNGFGEGECDGSNGKQSN
- the XTH28 gene encoding xyloglucan endotransglucosylase/hydrolase 28 (xyloglucan endotransglucosylase/hydrolase 28 (XTH28); FUNCTIONS IN: hydrolase activity, acting on glycosyl bonds, xyloglucan:xyloglucosyl transferase activity; INVOLVED IN: fruit development, stamen filament development; LOCATED IN: endomembrane system, cell wall, apoplast; EXPRESSED IN: 22 plant structures; EXPRESSED DURING: 13 growth stages; CONTAINS InterPro DOMAIN/s: Xyloglucan endotransglucosylase/hydrolase (InterPro:IPR016455), Xyloglucan endo-transglycosylase, C-terminal (InterPro:IPR010713), Concanavalin A-like lectin/glucanase, subgroup (InterPro:IPR013320), Concanavalin A-like lectin/glucanase (InterPro:IPR008985), Glycoside hydrolase, family 16 (InterPro:IPR000757); BEST Arabidopsis thaliana protein match is: endoxyloglucan transferase A3 (TAIR:AT2G01850.1); Has 2041 Blast hits to 2031 proteins in 289 species: Archae - 0; Bacteria - 238; Metazoa - 0; Fungi - 395; Plants - 1341; Viruses - 0; Other Eukaryotes - 67 (source: NCBI BLink).) codes for the protein MGFITRFLVFMSLFTSLVSGFALQKLPLIQFDEGYTQLFGDQNLIVHRDGKSVRLTLDERTGSGFVSNDIYLHGFFSSSIKLPADYSAGVVIAFYLSNGDLYEKNHDEIDFEFLGNIRGREWRIQTNIYGNGSTHLGREERYNLWFDPTEDFHQYSILWSLSHIIFYVDNVPIREVKRTASMGGDFPAKPMSLYSTIWDGSKWATDGGKYGVNYKYAPYVSQFTDLILHGCAVDPTEKFPSCKDEAVQNLRLASEITESQRNKMEIFRQKHMTYSYCYDHMRYKVVLSECVVNPAEAKRLRVYDPVTFGGIPHGHRRGKHRSRSRLARTESI